From Brassica oleracea var. oleracea cultivar TO1000 chromosome C3, BOL, whole genome shotgun sequence, a single genomic window includes:
- the LOC106331108 gene encoding uncharacterized protein LOC106331108 produces the protein MALFHGDLGFNGKKPCSSSVFHLPVADYLNTTKESLLMKMAWEMMNPEYKKGMQRKPTSVKKKDPISKTTAPPSKKASATTSLSNAESEKKKRLGAYINLDVLDKLFDDENSPKQSSKEECLLEPEGSEEDAPEEDKPVWNNDYSTEEANREEDEFYGGADLEYENQDEAEYNEYIIR, from the exons ATGGCTCTCTTCCATGGTGATTTAGGGTTCAACGGAAAGAAGCCATGTTCTTCGTCGGTGTTTCATCTGCCC GTTGCTGATTATCTGAATACTACAAAAGAATCCCTTCTGATGAAGATGGCGTGGGAGATGATGAACCCTGAGTACAAAAAG GGAATGCAGAGGAAACCTACATCAGTGAAAAAGAAAGATCCTATTAGTAAGACTACTGCTCCTCCTAGTAAGAAAGCTTCTGCAACCACAAGCCTAAGCAATGCCGAAAGCGAAAAGAAAAAG AGACTTGGTGCATATATCAATTTGGATGTCTTGGATAAGCTATTTGATGAT GAGAACTCTCCAAAG CAAAGCAGCAAAGAAGAATGCCTTTTGGAACCTGAGGGCTCTGAAGAAGATGCACCAGAAGAAGATAAACCCGTCTGGAACAATGATTACAGTACTGAAGAAGCTAATAGAGAAGAGGACGAATTCTATGGCGGAGCTGATCTTGAATATGAAAATCAAGATGAAGCAGAATATAATGAATATATTATTAGGTGA